One Rhodothermales bacterium DNA window includes the following coding sequences:
- the pabB gene encoding aminodeoxychorismate synthase component I — protein MHDRHAPGSQFREPGAVLLDTAKQGPGEGALLFAHPLRELEARAGADVIPVLEAANQAVEAGYHVAGFVSYEAGAACVGLPTARIGPEPLVWLGVYTRPMALELPEAESAVPIGERRLAIDRDAYEVAIRRIKEHIREGDVYQVNLTTSLTFDYDGDPFAVYRQLRTRQRVAYGAFIPRPNGAILSFSPELFFSIDGREIIARPMKGTARRGGTAADDARLGEWLLADAKNRAENLMIVDLLRNDLSRICEVGSVQVPALFSLETYETLYQMTSTVTGRLLPNVTLPALFRALFPCGSITGAPKISAMQRIDAIEPEPRGVYCGAIGYVSPGGKAAFNVAIRTLELRDGHGRMGIGSGIVWDSDPRAEYEECLLKGAFLGG, from the coding sequence ATGCACGATCGCCACGCGCCGGGTTCACAGTTCCGTGAACCCGGCGCGGTCTTGCTCGATACAGCCAAACAGGGTCCGGGCGAAGGGGCTCTCCTCTTCGCCCACCCCTTGCGCGAGCTCGAAGCGCGAGCGGGTGCGGACGTTATACCCGTTCTCGAAGCCGCGAACCAGGCCGTCGAGGCCGGCTACCATGTCGCCGGATTCGTGAGTTACGAAGCCGGCGCGGCCTGCGTCGGCCTACCCACGGCTCGGATCGGCCCCGAGCCGCTCGTGTGGCTCGGCGTCTACACCCGCCCGATGGCCCTCGAACTGCCGGAGGCGGAGTCCGCCGTACCCATCGGCGAGCGCCGGCTGGCTATCGACCGAGACGCCTACGAGGTGGCGATCCGCCGGATCAAGGAGCATATCCGAGAGGGTGATGTCTACCAGGTGAACCTGACGACGTCGCTCACATTCGACTACGACGGCGACCCGTTCGCCGTCTACCGGCAGCTCCGCACCCGGCAACGGGTGGCCTATGGCGCCTTCATCCCACGGCCCAACGGAGCGATCCTCAGCTTTTCTCCAGAGCTGTTTTTTAGCATCGATGGGCGCGAAATCATCGCCCGACCCATGAAGGGTACAGCCCGACGCGGCGGCACGGCCGCGGATGACGCGCGCCTGGGCGAGTGGCTCCTGGCCGACGCAAAAAACCGTGCGGAAAACCTGATGATCGTGGACCTGCTCCGGAACGACCTTTCGCGAATCTGTGAGGTGGGCTCCGTCCAGGTGCCGGCCCTGTTCTCCCTCGAAACCTACGAGACGCTCTACCAGATGACCTCGACCGTCACCGGCCGGCTTCTGCCAAACGTAACGCTACCGGCGCTCTTTCGGGCCCTCTTCCCCTGCGGCTCGATCACCGGAGCCCCCAAGATTAGCGCCATGCAACGTATCGATGCCATCGAACCCGAACCCCGCGGCGTCTACTGCGGCGCCATCGGGTACGTCTCGCCGGGCGGCAAGGCGGCGTTTAACGTCGCCATCCGGACCCTCGAACTCCGTGACGGACACGGGCGTATGGGCATCGGGAGCGGGATCGTATGGGACTCCGACCCCCGGGCCGAATACGAGGAATGCCTCCTGAAAGGGGCGTTTCTGGGAGGATGA
- a CDS encoding prohibitin family protein: MASNYPNLTQAAARLILGASIFLILLLVAGGCLATSIDSGYAGVRYSRISGTDLGATVPEGLVIHAPWVDIIRYDGRVQEQIEEITALSSNGLQIGMDASIRWRPDAERLPQLHQDYGTDYYRKLVQPELRSAVREVVGQFTPEELYSSRRQELQDQIIERVRRGVEAQYVQIDAVLIRNVLLPEQIQRAIERKLTEEQEVERYFFTLQKDSLEAQRKKIEAEGQAEYQRIITSSLSPAFLQFKGIEATQQLALSPNSKTVIVGGGQGGLPVILGNQ, from the coding sequence ATGGCCAGTAACTACCCCAACCTCACCCAGGCGGCCGCGCGGCTGATTCTTGGCGCATCCATCTTTTTGATTCTTTTGCTGGTGGCCGGCGGATGCCTGGCGACGAGTATCGACTCGGGTTACGCCGGCGTACGCTACAGCCGGATCAGTGGTACGGATCTGGGGGCAACGGTGCCCGAAGGCCTCGTCATCCATGCCCCCTGGGTGGACATCATCCGGTACGACGGGCGCGTGCAGGAGCAAATCGAGGAAATCACGGCCCTGTCCTCGAACGGTCTCCAGATCGGTATGGACGCCTCGATCCGCTGGCGGCCCGATGCGGAGAGACTCCCACAGTTGCACCAGGATTATGGCACCGACTACTATCGCAAGCTCGTCCAGCCCGAGTTGCGCAGCGCCGTCCGGGAGGTCGTCGGGCAGTTCACACCCGAGGAGCTGTACTCCTCCCGCCGGCAAGAATTACAGGATCAGATCATCGAGCGCGTCCGCCGCGGCGTCGAAGCTCAGTACGTTCAGATCGACGCCGTGCTCATCCGTAACGTCCTCCTTCCCGAGCAGATCCAGCGGGCCATAGAGCGGAAATTGACGGAAGAGCAGGAGGTCGAGCGCTACTTCTTCACCCTCCAAAAGGATAGCCTGGAAGCCCAGCGCAAAAAGATCGAGGCGGAAGGCCAGGCGGAATACCAGCGGATCATCACGTCGAGCCTCTCGCCGGCGTTCCTCCAATTCAAGGGGATCGAGGCCACCCAGCAGCTGGCGCTGTCTCCGAACTCGAAAACGGTCATCGTAGGCGGCGGCCAGGGCGGCCTTCCCGTCATCCTCGGCAATCAATAA